The following proteins are encoded in a genomic region of Lemur catta isolate mLemCat1 chromosome 10, mLemCat1.pri, whole genome shotgun sequence:
- the LOC123645617 gene encoding minor allergen Can f 2-like has product MPWGQHHWSHSPHRHQTQTDRAVKMRLLLLAVVLVHGLQAQEKQQPDVSKLSGTWYTSSLASNNSALIAPGGPFRVFLNSMDVDDSSLTGHILVPTDSQCYGSSLVALKTDAEWFYLEFWGRNKLYIADVVADKFLVLYVINEQEGVTSLVAGLFARSPVAEQESLDRFESICEDLGLGKEQIVFLEDTDRCQEFRA; this is encoded by the exons ATGCCGTGGGGCCAGCATCACTGGAGCCATAGCCCCCACCGTCACCAAACACAGACAGACCGTGCCGTGAAGATGCGCCTGCTACTGCTGGCTGTGGTGCTCGTCCACGGGCTCCAGGCTCAAGAGAAGCAGCAGCCGGACGTGTCGAAG CTCTCGGGGACCTGGTACacctcctccttggcctccaaCAACTCTGCCCTGATTGCACCCGGCGGGCCCTTCAGGGTTTTCCTGAACTCCATGGATGTGGACGACAGCAGCCTGACCGGGCACATCCTGGTGCC GACAGACAGCCAGTGCTACGGGAGCTCCCTTGTCGCGTTGAAGACTGATGCCGAGTGGTTCTACTTGGAGT TCTGGGGACGAAACAAGCTCTACATAGCGGATGTGGTGGCCGACAAGTTCTTGGTTCTGTACGTGATCAACGAGCAGGAGGGTGTGACCAGCCTGGTGGCCGGTCTGTTCG CGCGGAGCCCCGTGGCAGAGCAGGAGTCCCTGGACAGGTTTGAGAGCATCTGTGAGGACCTGGGCCTGGGCAAGGAGCAGATCGTGTTCCTGGAGGACACCG ATCGCTGCCAGGAGTTCCGAGCCTAG
- the SOHLH1 gene encoding spermatogenesis- and oogenesis-specific basic helix-loop-helix-containing protein 1, which produces MASQAPEPDAGVPRVLSPGGCSASSSEALSCGEDLAPGSGPATAPPVAEGPSPRLPRNVLSERERRKRISLSCERLRALLPRFHGRREDMASVLETAVQFIRLARTLVPGQEPHAESCERTDLVFAPSKETWHSLQKNVLQLALSCQVPAGTPGLGTEASVVTVLVSPVAHPAGPWDPQGWQTHLPQHVLEWGRPGGLAGSPQPVTCHGPGGGASTLRAQEGWACGGLVSGSSMANSVGRQGDLPRCAALDVAESKAPAGSSEALGRPSRIPEPSSLAPPPAGLAEVPRPLSPWPRSRQLTSPVMSEEAPGWLGHAGPLARAATPLAGPAEEALVPAPDASQLGVGRGRGARLERGLGARVSAFEGLSLLGGLLALRSVSGSDGEDKMSFLLTASPDWWPGSLEGRGSGASAWATPRSSSPDGAEPGLPEDPELGCQELQDSSLEPWGSDFTCSGLALREEEDGIFPDFFAC; this is translated from the exons ATGGCGTCCCAGGCCCCTGAGCCAGACGCTGGGGTCCCCCGAGTCCTCAGCCCGGGGGGATGCAG CGCCTCTTCCTCGGAAGCCCTGTCCTGCGGTGAGGACCTCGCCCCGGGCTCGGGCCCTGCCACAGCCCCTCCGGTGGCCGAGGGTCCCAGCCCCCGCCTCCCGCGGAACGTGCTGAGCGAGAGGGAGCGCCG GAAGCGGATCTCCCTGAGCTGTGAGCGCCTGCGGGCCCTGCTGCCGCGGTTCCACGGCCGGCGGGAGGACATGGCCTCGGTGTTGGAGACGGCCGTGCAGTTCATCCGGCTCGCACGCACGCTGGTGCCTGGCCAGGAGCCGCACGCCGAGAGTTGTGAGCGCACGGACCTG GTTTTTGCTCCTTCCAAAGAGACGTGGCACTCGTTGCAGAAGAACGTCTTGCAGCTGGCCCTGTCGTGTCAGGTCCCGGCAGGCACACCAGGCCTGGGGACAGAAGCGTCCGTCGTGACTGTGTTAGTGTCCCCCGTGGCAcaccctgcagggccctgggacCCCCAGGGGTGGCAGACACACCTCCCCCAGCATGTCCTAGAGTGGGGGAGGCCTGGAGGCCTGGCTGGGTCTCCACAGCCAGTAACTTGCCACGGGCCCGGCGGTGGCGCCAGCACCCTGCGGGCCCAGGAGGGCTGGGCGTGCGGTGGGCTTGTGAGTGGCTCCAGCATGGCCAACTCGGTTGGCAG GCAGGGGGACCTCCCGCGCTGTGCAGCCCTGGATGTGGCTGAGAGCAAGGCTCCGGCGGGGTCGTCCGAGGCACTGGGCAGGCCGTCCCGGATCCCTG AGCCCTCCAGCCTGGCGCCCCCGCCCGCAGGCCTGGCTGAGGTCCCACGGCCACTGTCACCCTGGCCTCGCTCGCGGCAGTTGACGTCCCCCGTGATGAGCGAGGAGGCCCCTGGCTGGCTGGGCCACGCTGGGCCCCTGGCCAGGGCTGCCACCCCTCTGGCAGGGCCGGCCGAGGAGGCCCTGGTGCCTGCACCAGACGCCAG CCAGCTGGGcgtgggcaggggaaggggggcGCGGCTGGAGAGAG GACTCGGGGCCCGAGTGTCTGCCTTCGAGGGCCTGAGCCTACTTGGGGGTCTTCTCGCCCTCAGGTCTGTGTCGGGATCCGACGGGGAGGACAAGATGTCCTTCCTGCTGACTGCCAGTCCCGACTGGTGGCCAG GGTccctggagggcagaggaagTGGGGCCTCCGCCTGGGCCACACCCAGGAGCAGCTCGCCGGATGGGGCAGAGCCGGGCCTCCCGGAGGACCCCGAGCTGGGCTGCCAGGAGCTCCAGGACAGCTCCCTGGAGCCGTGGGGCTCGGACTTCACCTGCTCGGGCCTGGCCCTGCGGGAAGAGGAGGACGGCATCTTCCCTGACTTCTTTGCCTGCTAG